The following coding sequences are from one Achromobacter sp. B7 window:
- a CDS encoding fimbria/pilus periplasmic chaperone has product MKPVPLERKLRGLPDYASRATLRHFCALLCLACATLLPPSAQSNVVIGGTRVVYPAQEREVTLRLTNDGGQPALVQAWIDDGDLDATPDEVNAPFVIMPPLARINPGKGQTLRIAYAPSSTLPADRESVFWLNVLDVPPLPSAQVANHMQLAFRSRIKLFFRPVGLPGTAADAAAHLRWQIVQAGNGPALRVRNDSAFHVSLTSVSLTLQDGRAISVPSRMLAPRSVTELGSGKLPNAAGAKGAVVFESVNDYGATVRRESRLDP; this is encoded by the coding sequence ATGAAGCCGGTTCCCCTTGAGCGCAAGCTCAGGGGGCTTCCGGACTACGCAAGCCGGGCCACGCTTCGCCATTTCTGCGCGTTGCTGTGCCTGGCTTGTGCAACCCTGCTGCCCCCTTCCGCCCAATCCAACGTGGTGATCGGTGGCACGCGCGTCGTCTATCCCGCCCAAGAACGCGAAGTCACGTTGCGGCTGACCAATGACGGCGGCCAGCCGGCGCTGGTGCAAGCCTGGATCGACGATGGCGACCTGGACGCCACGCCTGATGAAGTGAACGCGCCGTTCGTAATCATGCCGCCGCTTGCTCGCATCAATCCCGGCAAGGGGCAGACGCTGCGCATCGCTTATGCGCCGTCGTCCACCTTGCCCGCCGACCGCGAGTCCGTCTTCTGGCTTAACGTGCTGGACGTTCCGCCGCTGCCGTCCGCGCAGGTGGCAAACCACATGCAGCTGGCTTTTCGCAGCCGCATCAAATTGTTCTTTCGACCCGTCGGCCTGCCCGGTACCGCGGCCGACGCGGCCGCGCACTTGCGCTGGCAAATCGTGCAGGCAGGTAATGGCCCGGCGCTGCGGGTGCGCAACGACAGCGCGTTTCACGTGTCGTTGACGTCCGTGTCGTTGACGCTACAGGACGGCAGGGCAATATCAGTGCCCAGCCGCATGCTGGCCCCCCGGTCCGTCACGGAACTGGGCAGTGGAAAGCTGCCGAATGCGGCGGGCGCCAAAGGCGCTGTGGTATTCGAATCGGTCAACGACTACGGCGCAACGGTGCGGCGCGAAAGTCGTCTTGATCCTTAA
- a CDS encoding fimbria/pilus outer membrane usher protein: protein MDLSRFQQGNALEAGVYQLDLYLNGNRIGRERIQIKTTSPFLPDSSPLPSSSATVHAGMQPCLPATVLERIGVDLSGANTAADPRAPDTDCLGVDDLPAASQFEVDIAELRADLSIPQIYLKSVARGYVPPEEWDAGINAGFLGYGINLSSNRFGNRNDRTFYSSANAGLNLGDWRFRHNGSFSYTDRSSPGQRSRYQALSTYAQRDVTAASAQLTLGQFYTPGNLFDSVPYTGLQLSSDERMLPDSMRGFAPVVRGVADTTAKVSVRQGNNLLYETTVSPGSFAIDDLYNTGYAGDLDVTVTEADGRTKRFVVPYASVAQLLRPGSSRFSVTGGRYRDDTLNAPPSFMQGTYQRGLSDTVTGYGGAIVAQQYRAILGGVAVSTPLGALAADLTQSHAAMGSTRDTASGRSVRLSYSKLLEPTSTNFSVVAYRFSSENYLSLGEFARIREARRPSVYGGKERSRLQFNISQPLGNDLGSVTLSGVSQNYWNRHQRRDTSYYASYANGYSWGSVNISLVRARDERGRAGNQYLLSLSLPLGRGSNAPYLSTSMNLEENGKRSANASVSGSAGESGQFGYNVYGSYNHTNGQGSRNQGGSVRYDTAYANYSLSGSGGDGYRQYGAGMRGTLIAHAGGINATQAQGETMAVLEAPDAYGAAIVSGSRGYIGANGYGALAGLMPYRRNEVALDPKGTSRDVELEITSQQVAPRAGAVVLLRYPTVAGRPILLKLVREHGATIPMGAEVIIPGIDAVTLVGQGGRAFVRGLQGQGQLAVKWGAAADQQCQAIYQVDEQAASEDVHYYPQLELSCTSAHPAPLQDSAS from the coding sequence GTGGATCTATCCCGATTTCAGCAGGGCAACGCCCTGGAAGCGGGTGTCTATCAGCTGGACTTGTATTTGAACGGCAACCGCATTGGTCGCGAGCGCATCCAGATCAAAACGACGTCGCCATTCTTGCCCGACTCCTCGCCCTTGCCGTCTTCTTCGGCCACCGTCCATGCCGGCATGCAGCCGTGCCTGCCGGCCACGGTGCTTGAGCGCATCGGCGTCGACCTGTCCGGCGCGAACACCGCTGCCGATCCGCGTGCCCCTGACACCGACTGCCTGGGTGTCGATGACCTGCCTGCGGCTAGCCAGTTCGAGGTGGATATAGCCGAGCTGCGCGCCGACCTTTCCATTCCTCAGATCTACCTGAAGTCGGTGGCGCGTGGCTACGTTCCACCTGAAGAATGGGACGCGGGCATAAACGCCGGCTTCCTGGGGTACGGCATCAACCTGTCGTCCAATCGCTTTGGCAACCGCAACGATCGCACCTTCTACAGCAGCGCGAACGCGGGCCTGAACCTGGGCGACTGGCGCTTCCGGCACAACGGGTCGTTCAGCTACACCGATCGCTCCAGCCCGGGCCAGCGCAGCCGTTATCAGGCGTTAAGCACCTACGCGCAGCGTGATGTGACCGCCGCCAGTGCCCAACTGACGCTTGGGCAGTTCTATACGCCCGGCAATCTTTTTGACAGTGTTCCGTACACGGGCCTCCAGCTCAGCAGCGACGAACGCATGCTGCCGGACTCCATGCGCGGTTTTGCGCCGGTGGTGCGCGGCGTGGCCGACACCACGGCCAAGGTCAGCGTGCGCCAGGGCAACAACCTGCTGTACGAAACCACCGTATCGCCAGGGTCTTTCGCCATCGACGACCTTTACAACACAGGCTACGCCGGTGATCTTGACGTGACGGTGACCGAAGCCGACGGGCGCACCAAGCGGTTCGTGGTGCCCTACGCGTCGGTGGCCCAGTTGCTGCGTCCCGGCAGTTCGCGCTTCAGCGTAACGGGTGGGCGGTATCGTGACGACACCCTGAACGCTCCGCCCTCGTTCATGCAGGGCACCTATCAACGCGGCTTGTCCGATACGGTGACGGGCTATGGCGGCGCCATCGTGGCGCAGCAGTACCGGGCAATTCTTGGTGGCGTGGCGGTCAGCACCCCGCTGGGCGCATTGGCGGCGGACCTGACGCAGTCTCACGCCGCGATGGGCTCTACCCGCGACACGGCCAGCGGGCGCAGCGTGCGGCTCAGTTACAGCAAGCTGCTGGAGCCTACTTCCACCAACTTCAGCGTGGTGGCGTATCGCTTTTCCAGTGAAAATTACTTGAGCCTTGGCGAATTTGCACGCATCCGCGAAGCGCGTCGGCCGTCGGTGTATGGCGGCAAAGAGCGCAGCCGCCTTCAATTCAATATCAGCCAGCCCCTGGGCAATGACTTGGGCAGCGTGACGCTGTCCGGCGTTTCGCAAAACTACTGGAACCGGCATCAACGCCGCGACACAAGCTATTACGCCAGCTACGCCAATGGGTATTCCTGGGGCAGCGTGAATATCAGCCTGGTGCGGGCCCGCGACGAACGTGGCCGCGCTGGCAACCAGTATCTGCTCAGCCTCAGCCTGCCCTTGGGACGCGGATCTAATGCGCCGTATCTCAGTACGTCCATGAACCTTGAAGAAAATGGCAAGCGCAGCGCCAATGCGTCTGTCAGCGGATCTGCCGGCGAGTCAGGGCAGTTCGGCTACAACGTATACGGTTCGTATAACCACACCAACGGTCAAGGCAGCCGCAACCAGGGCGGCAGCGTGCGCTACGACACGGCGTACGCCAACTACAGCTTGTCGGGTAGCGGCGGCGACGGCTATCGCCAATACGGCGCGGGCATGCGCGGCACCTTGATCGCCCACGCCGGCGGCATCAACGCGACCCAGGCGCAGGGCGAAACGATGGCGGTGCTTGAGGCGCCCGACGCCTATGGCGCGGCCATCGTCTCGGGCTCGCGCGGGTACATCGGCGCGAACGGCTATGGTGCCTTGGCGGGGTTGATGCCCTACCGCCGCAACGAGGTTGCGCTGGACCCTAAAGGCACGTCGCGTGACGTCGAATTGGAAATTACCTCGCAGCAGGTGGCGCCGCGCGCGGGGGCAGTCGTGTTGCTGCGCTACCCCACCGTGGCGGGCCGGCCGATCTTGTTGAAGCTGGTGCGTGAGCACGGCGCAACGATCCCGATGGGTGCGGAAGTCATCATCCCGGGCATCGATGCCGTCACGCTGGTGGGCCAGGGCGGCCGGGCCTTTGTGCGCGGCTTGCAGGGCCAAGGGCAGCTGGCGGTCAAGTGGGGTGCCGCCGCCGATCAGCAATGTCAGGCCATCTATCAGGTGGACGAACAGGCGGCATCCGAAGACGTGCATTACTACCCGCAACTGGAGCTGTCGTGCACGTCCGCCCACCCCGCTCCTCTACAGGATTCGGCCTCATGA
- a CDS encoding fimbrial protein produces MKPPRDAAVGSIIYSKNIDQGDGYLRCTTNGEWFSYGLQAGAKPVPGYKDVYESGIPGIGVRIFWTHEGGVYMNYPRIRFQLRNWQYYPPQKFTFTLIKTGPIKSGVSFAHRADVYYGALRSNMVDFSNVAYEVNSMGCTVRDGQTVKVDLLTINNRHLGHRGATAGEKAFGINLECDQGVKVAYRIDADGTPEHVIKNAQGDGMARGVGVQLLQGDLGSNVVQPLGTRTALTTAVTTVDKERLSIPLVARYYQTDDTLVAGHINATATVTLFYE; encoded by the coding sequence ATGAAGCCGCCACGTGACGCGGCCGTGGGCAGCATCATTTACAGCAAGAATATCGACCAAGGCGACGGCTATCTGCGCTGCACCACCAACGGCGAGTGGTTTTCGTATGGATTGCAGGCGGGCGCCAAGCCCGTGCCTGGCTATAAAGACGTCTATGAAAGCGGCATTCCAGGCATCGGCGTGCGGATATTCTGGACGCACGAGGGCGGGGTGTACATGAACTACCCCAGAATTCGGTTTCAGCTCAGGAACTGGCAGTATTACCCGCCGCAGAAATTCACCTTCACACTCATCAAGACCGGCCCGATCAAGTCCGGTGTGTCCTTCGCGCATCGCGCGGATGTTTATTACGGTGCGTTGCGCAGCAATATGGTGGACTTCAGCAATGTGGCTTACGAGGTCAACAGCATGGGTTGCACGGTCCGTGACGGGCAAACGGTAAAGGTGGATCTGCTGACGATCAACAACCGTCACCTGGGTCATCGCGGCGCCACGGCCGGGGAGAAGGCGTTTGGCATTAATCTTGAATGCGATCAAGGCGTCAAGGTGGCCTATCGGATCGATGCGGATGGCACGCCGGAACACGTCATCAAGAACGCCCAAGGGGACGGTATGGCGCGCGGCGTCGGCGTGCAACTGCTGCAGGGCGATCTGGGCAGCAACGTCGTCCAACCGCTGGGCACGCGCACGGCGTTGACAACCGCCGTGACGACGGTTGACAAGGAAAGGCTGTCTATCCCGCTGGTGGCGCGCTACTACCAGACGGACGACACGCTGGTGGCGGGACACATCAATGCCACCGCCACCGTGACGCTGTTTTACGAATAG
- a CDS encoding M61 family metallopeptidase, translating into MKKDNACPVLYRLTPYDPAGHRYRITLTIDAPSPDGQRLSLPAWIPGSYLIRDFSRQIESVAAYSGSRRVIVDKIDNHTWQAASVDGPLRVEYVVYAWDLSVRGAHLDETHGFFNGTSVFLRVHGQDHLPCLLDLAPPRGIDGWKVYTSLPEATGQRGAARRHGFGLYLAPDYDALIDHPVEMGRPQVVSFTSHGAEHELVFTGVAPNLDLARIASDVKKICDTQIEFFEPRTKRAPFLDSSNRYVFMTMITGDGYGGLEHRASTALMTARKDLPVLGQQGQGEGYRGFLGLVSHEYFHTWNVKRIKPQAFAPYHLEQPDLTRLLWVFEGFTSYYDDLLLLRSGAITQTEYLRLLAKTITSVARTPGRAKQSVAESSFDAWTRYYKQDENSPNALVSYYTKGALVALGLDLLIRRESGGARSLDDVMRLLWDRYGRDFYQGKPQGLPEDALPGLILEATGVDTRRFIARHAYGTADVPLAELLADQGITLHWKTSVNIPTLDVRTRKQGDALTLATVLEGGAAHKGGLSAGDVLVALDGLRVEAPAGLDMLLSQYLPGDRVTVHVFRRDELRAFRVKLNAPEALDCVLTV; encoded by the coding sequence ATGAAAAAAGACAACGCTTGCCCCGTACTTTACCGCCTGACGCCCTATGACCCGGCCGGACACCGCTACCGGATAACCCTAACGATCGACGCCCCCTCGCCCGACGGCCAGCGCTTGTCGTTGCCGGCCTGGATTCCGGGTAGCTATCTGATCCGCGACTTTTCCCGCCAGATTGAATCCGTGGCGGCGTACTCGGGTTCGCGCCGGGTGATTGTCGACAAAATCGATAACCACACCTGGCAGGCCGCGTCCGTCGACGGCCCCCTGCGCGTGGAATACGTGGTCTATGCCTGGGACTTGTCGGTACGCGGCGCGCACCTGGATGAAACGCATGGCTTTTTCAATGGCACCAGCGTCTTCCTGCGCGTACACGGGCAAGACCACCTGCCCTGCCTGCTTGACCTGGCGCCCCCGCGCGGCATTGACGGCTGGAAGGTCTACACCAGCCTGCCGGAAGCCACCGGCCAGCGGGGCGCGGCACGGCGCCACGGCTTTGGGCTGTACCTGGCGCCCGACTACGATGCGCTGATCGACCACCCGGTGGAAATGGGTCGGCCGCAGGTGGTCAGCTTTACCTCGCATGGCGCCGAGCACGAACTGGTGTTCACGGGCGTGGCGCCCAACCTGGATTTGGCTCGCATCGCATCCGACGTGAAAAAGATCTGCGACACGCAGATTGAATTCTTCGAGCCGCGCACCAAACGCGCGCCCTTCCTGGACAGCTCCAACCGCTACGTGTTCATGACCATGATCACGGGCGACGGCTACGGCGGCCTGGAGCACCGCGCCAGCACCGCGCTGATGACGGCCCGCAAAGACCTGCCGGTGCTGGGCCAGCAAGGCCAGGGGGAAGGCTATCGCGGCTTTCTCGGTCTGGTCAGCCATGAGTACTTCCACACCTGGAACGTCAAGCGCATCAAGCCGCAGGCCTTTGCCCCCTACCATCTAGAGCAGCCCGACCTGACGCGTTTGTTGTGGGTGTTTGAAGGCTTCACGTCTTACTACGACGACCTGCTGCTGCTGCGTTCCGGCGCAATCACGCAAACGGAATATCTGCGCCTGCTGGCCAAGACCATCACCAGCGTCGCCCGCACCCCGGGCCGCGCCAAACAGTCGGTGGCGGAAAGTTCGTTCGACGCGTGGACGCGGTATTACAAGCAGGACGAGAACTCGCCCAATGCGCTGGTCAGCTACTACACCAAGGGCGCGCTGGTGGCGCTGGGGCTGGACTTGCTGATCCGCCGTGAAAGCGGCGGCGCGCGCTCGCTGGACGACGTGATGCGTTTGCTATGGGACCGCTACGGCCGCGACTTCTATCAGGGCAAGCCGCAAGGCCTGCCGGAAGACGCGCTGCCGGGGCTGATCCTCGAAGCCACCGGCGTGGACACCCGGCGCTTCATCGCACGCCACGCCTACGGCACGGCCGACGTGCCGCTGGCCGAACTGCTGGCCGATCAAGGCATCACGCTGCACTGGAAAACGTCGGTCAATATACCTACGCTGGACGTGCGCACGCGCAAGCAAGGCGACGCACTGACGCTTGCCACGGTGCTGGAGGGCGGCGCGGCCCACAAGGGCGGGCTGTCGGCGGGTGACGTACTGGTGGCGCTGGACGGACTGCGGGTGGAAGCACCGGCGGGCCTGGACATGCTGCTGTCGCAATACCTGCCGGGCGACCGCGTGACGGTGCACGTGTTCCGGCGGGACGAACTGCGCGCCTTCCGCGTCAAGCTCAATGCGCCCGAAGCGCTGGACTGCGTGTTGACGGTGTAG
- a CDS encoding enoyl-CoA hydratase has product MSESFVLVETRGRVGLLTLNRPKALNALNDQLMDELGAALLAFEANADIGCVVITGSEKAFAAGADIGAMKDWSYMDVYGSEYITRNWETLKRIRKPVIAAVAGYALGGGCELAMMCDIIIAADTAKFGQPEIKLGVIPGAGGTQRLPRAVGKAKAMDLALTARMMGAEEAERAGLVSRVVAADKLMEEALDAATVIASMSLPSVMMAKECVNRAFEGSLNEGLLFERRVFHSLFATEDQKEGMAAFTEKRKPDFKHR; this is encoded by the coding sequence ATGAGCGAGTCGTTTGTGCTGGTCGAAACCCGGGGCCGCGTCGGTCTGCTGACGCTGAACCGCCCCAAGGCGCTGAACGCGCTGAACGATCAACTGATGGATGAGCTCGGCGCGGCGCTGCTGGCGTTCGAGGCCAACGCCGACATCGGCTGCGTGGTCATCACCGGCAGCGAAAAAGCGTTTGCCGCGGGCGCGGACATCGGCGCAATGAAAGACTGGTCGTACATGGATGTGTATGGCAGCGAATACATCACCCGCAACTGGGAAACGCTGAAGCGCATTCGCAAACCCGTGATCGCCGCCGTCGCCGGCTACGCGTTGGGCGGTGGCTGCGAGCTGGCGATGATGTGCGACATCATCATCGCCGCCGACACCGCCAAGTTCGGCCAGCCCGAAATCAAGCTGGGCGTGATCCCCGGCGCGGGCGGCACGCAGCGCCTGCCGCGCGCGGTGGGCAAGGCCAAGGCCATGGACCTGGCATTGACCGCACGCATGATGGGCGCTGAAGAAGCCGAGCGCGCCGGCCTGGTGTCCCGCGTGGTGGCGGCCGACAAGCTGATGGAAGAAGCGCTGGATGCGGCCACCGTGATCGCCTCGATGTCGCTGCCATCCGTGATGATGGCCAAGGAATGCGTGAACCGCGCGTTCGAAGGCTCGTTGAACGAAGGCTTGTTGTTCGAGCGCCGCGTGTTCCATTCGTTGTTCGCCACTGAAGACCAGAAGGAAGGCATGGCGGCTTTCACCGAAAAGCGCAAACCGGACTTTAAACACCGTTAA
- a CDS encoding DUF1254 domain-containing protein, with protein sequence MRTFIANRRWSTAVLAGALSVCFMTATQAQSPQPSLRLVSETPYPASSAPAPQMSEAELRDTAIDAYVYAYPMVLMELARRKATAVQTPLDGRAPVNQFGHKTAFPDPRAADTPWPSADALYSSLWFDVSQAPLIVNLPDTGGRYSVLSALDMWSDVFASRGTRTNGRGAQSFAIVGPNWQGTLPTGMDVIHSPTSTGWLIGWTQTGGPQDYAAVNQIQAGMTASPLLAPAASATTPSRNRNAGNAYPQTGSRVGSAPIGSGLPMPTPVNVPDGTPAEQAASMDAASFFTVFFDVLRNNPPHANDTPILDRMRRIGLDSRQPFSYGRLSPTVQQALADAQPLAGRRIADGVARLGTPINGWNTVLSGIGTYGTDYSRRAAIAYAGLGAPTPEDVLYPVTVSDSKGRQLKSDEDYVLHFDKGQLPPANAFWSLHVYNDKHGFGENPANRYALRSTDGLKYNADGSLDIYIQRRDPGEKKRSNWISSPAADGPFLLSMRLYWPQDTALDGLWAPPPVKED encoded by the coding sequence ATGCGTACATTTATCGCTAACCGCCGGTGGTCGACCGCGGTACTCGCCGGCGCGTTGAGCGTCTGCTTCATGACCGCCACCCAGGCTCAATCGCCGCAGCCCTCGCTGCGCCTGGTTTCTGAAACGCCTTATCCCGCCTCGTCCGCGCCCGCGCCGCAGATGAGCGAAGCGGAATTGCGTGACACCGCGATCGACGCCTATGTCTACGCCTACCCGATGGTGCTGATGGAGTTGGCGCGTCGCAAGGCTACCGCCGTGCAAACGCCGCTGGACGGCCGCGCGCCCGTCAACCAGTTCGGCCACAAGACCGCGTTCCCGGACCCGCGCGCCGCCGATACCCCGTGGCCCAGCGCCGATGCGCTGTACTCCAGCCTGTGGTTCGACGTGTCGCAAGCGCCGCTGATCGTGAACCTGCCCGATACCGGCGGCCGTTACTCGGTGCTGTCGGCGCTGGACATGTGGAGCGACGTGTTCGCCTCGCGCGGCACGCGCACCAACGGTCGCGGCGCGCAGTCGTTTGCGATTGTCGGCCCGAACTGGCAAGGGACCCTGCCCACGGGCATGGACGTCATCCACAGCCCGACCTCGACGGGTTGGCTGATCGGCTGGACCCAAACCGGTGGCCCGCAAGACTATGCTGCCGTGAATCAGATCCAGGCTGGCATGACCGCGTCGCCGCTGCTCGCCCCGGCAGCGTCCGCCACCACCCCGTCCCGCAACCGCAACGCCGGCAACGCGTATCCGCAAACCGGTTCGCGCGTGGGCTCGGCGCCAATTGGCAGCGGCTTGCCCATGCCGACGCCGGTGAATGTTCCGGACGGCACGCCCGCCGAACAAGCCGCCAGCATGGACGCCGCGTCGTTCTTCACGGTGTTCTTCGACGTGCTGCGCAACAACCCGCCGCACGCCAACGACACGCCCATCCTGGATCGCATGCGCCGCATCGGCCTGGATAGCCGCCAACCGTTCTCGTATGGTCGCCTGAGCCCGACGGTGCAACAGGCGCTGGCCGACGCGCAACCGCTGGCGGGTCGCCGTATCGCCGATGGCGTGGCGCGCCTGGGGACGCCGATCAACGGCTGGAATACCGTGCTGTCCGGCATCGGCACCTATGGAACCGACTATTCGCGCCGCGCCGCCATCGCCTACGCAGGCTTGGGCGCGCCGACGCCGGAAGACGTGCTGTATCCGGTGACCGTGTCCGACTCGAAGGGCCGCCAGCTCAAGTCCGATGAAGACTACGTGCTGCACTTCGACAAGGGCCAGCTGCCGCCGGCCAATGCGTTCTGGTCGCTGCACGTCTATAACGACAAGCACGGCTTTGGCGAGAACCCGGCCAACCGCTACGCGCTGCGCAGCACCGACGGCCTGAAGTACAACGCGGACGGTTCGCTGGACATCTACATCCAGCGCCGCGACCCGGGCGAGAAGAAGCGTTCCAACTGGATCAGCTCGCCGGCCGCCGACGGCCCGTTCCTGTTAAGCATGCGTTTGTACTGGCCGCAGGACACCGCGCTGGACGGCCTGTGGGCGCCGCCGCCGGTCAAGGAAGATTGA